One part of the Oncorhynchus clarkii lewisi isolate Uvic-CL-2024 chromosome 7, UVic_Ocla_1.0, whole genome shotgun sequence genome encodes these proteins:
- the LOC139413249 gene encoding small ribosomal subunit protein eS10-like, protein MLMPKKNRIAIYELLFKEGVMVAKKDVHLPKHPELADKNVPNLHVMKAMLSLKSLGYVKEQFAWRHFYWYLTNEGIQYLRDFLHLPPEIVPATLRRQMRPETARPRPKGMEGERGERPARFNRDGGDRDNYRRSAAPPGGDKKAEAGAGSATEFQFRGGFGRGRGQQPPQE, encoded by the exons ATGCTGATGCCCAAGAAGAACCGTATTGCCATCTATGAGCTCCTCTTCAAAGAGGGCGTCATGGTGGCAAAGAAAGATGTGCATCTGCCCAAGCACCCTGAATTGGCCGACAAGAACGTGCCCAACCTTCATGTGATGAAAGCAATGCTG TCCTTGAAGTCACTTGGGTATGTCAAGGAGCAATTTGCCTGGCGCCATTTTTACTGGTACCTCACCAATGAAGGTATCCAGTACCTGAGAGACTTCCTGCACCTTCCACCTGAGATTGTTCCTGCCACCCTGCGTCGCCAGATGCGTCCTGAGACCGCGAGGCCCCGGCCCAAGG gtatggagggagagaggggagaaaggcctGCCCGCTTCAACCGTGATGGGGGTGATAGAGACAACTACAGAAGATCTGCTGCACCGC CTGGTGGAGACAAGAAAGCAGAGGCAGGTGCTGGTTCAGCCACAGAGTTCCAATTT AGGGGTGGATTTGGACGTGGCCGAGGACAGCAGCctcctcaggagtaa